From the genome of Segatella hominis, one region includes:
- a CDS encoding SUMF1/EgtB/PvdO family nonheme iron enzyme, whose protein sequence is MRTDEVGNVCALVKILLLDDISKVQGNVIGDIRNFSSEKWVYLSKGTKEIRVIPMHYKPLRVYFPDFGIDGVESKRTYVLDLVIQNMGAEPVDAGGNFYALSVQPKNAVVTIDGIQQNVSTDGEYSAMLPYGTHTYKVEAGGYISKSGSFTVSSGDMTPISVSLLSAMASVSITCPTPAVSLYVDKKAVGNSPWSGSLKEGMHLLEARKSGYRSQQKTILLAQQQKLDVTFDELVAIQGNLSVNYKPFGADVYVDGKKLGQSPRVFNGLLVGNHQVEVRKDGYATDRKSVSISEGQTASITGTLVSNAVASSSSNTLGYSSGSSSMASGSNAISIPVKDGISIEMVKVEAGTFMMGATSEMKDPYDDEKPVHQVTLTNDYYMGKYEVPQALWEAVMGSNPSKYKGDNLPVEKVSWNDCQKFISKLNSLTGRKFRLPTEAEWEYAARGGKRSRGYQYSGNSNISDVAWYDGNRGSKPHPVGTKQANELGIYDMSGNVYEWCSDWYGSYSSSSQTNPTGADSGSGRVCRGGGWCNYAGCCRLSFRLGNSPGSLLINLGLRLALSE, encoded by the coding sequence TTGCGCACGGATGAAGTCGGTAATGTTTGTGCCTTGGTGAAGATACTCCTGCTAGATGACATATCCAAGGTGCAAGGCAATGTCATCGGTGACATCCGAAATTTCTCTTCCGAGAAGTGGGTGTATCTGTCCAAGGGAACGAAGGAGATAAGGGTCATACCGATGCATTACAAGCCGCTCCGAGTCTATTTTCCAGATTTTGGCATTGATGGCGTGGAAAGCAAGCGTACTTATGTGTTGGATTTAGTAATACAGAATATGGGTGCAGAGCCTGTCGATGCCGGTGGCAACTTTTATGCGCTCAGCGTGCAACCGAAGAATGCAGTTGTTACTATTGATGGAATACAGCAAAATGTCTCCACTGACGGCGAGTATTCCGCCATGCTGCCTTACGGCACGCATACTTATAAGGTGGAGGCTGGTGGTTATATCAGTAAGAGCGGCTCTTTTACGGTGAGCAGTGGCGATATGACTCCCATCAGCGTCAGCTTGCTTTCAGCAATGGCAAGCGTCTCGATTACTTGTCCTACCCCTGCCGTGTCTCTTTATGTAGATAAGAAGGCTGTGGGTAATTCGCCTTGGAGTGGTAGCTTGAAGGAAGGCATGCACCTGTTGGAGGCAAGAAAGAGTGGGTATCGCAGCCAACAGAAGACCATCCTGTTGGCGCAACAGCAGAAGTTGGATGTGACCTTTGACGAGTTGGTGGCTATCCAAGGCAATCTCTCCGTGAATTACAAGCCCTTTGGTGCCGATGTCTATGTGGATGGGAAAAAGTTGGGGCAAAGTCCTCGTGTGTTCAACGGCTTGCTCGTGGGTAACCATCAGGTGGAGGTAAGAAAGGATGGCTATGCCACAGACAGGAAGTCCGTCTCTATTTCTGAAGGTCAGACAGCGAGCATAACAGGAACACTGGTATCCAATGCCGTAGCCTCATCCTCATCGAATACCTTGGGATATTCGTCTGGCTCATCATCTATGGCTTCGGGTAGCAATGCGATTTCCATCCCTGTGAAAGATGGTATCAGTATTGAGATGGTGAAAGTGGAGGCTGGAACGTTCATGATGGGAGCAACCTCTGAGATGAAAGACCCTTATGATGACGAGAAGCCTGTGCATCAAGTGACCTTGACCAATGATTATTATATGGGTAAGTACGAGGTTCCCCAGGCTTTATGGGAAGCGGTGATGGGCAGTAATCCTTCTAAATACAAGGGTGATAACCTTCCAGTAGAGAAAGTGAGTTGGAACGATTGCCAGAAGTTCATTTCCAAGTTGAATAGCTTGACAGGCAGAAAGTTCCGCTTGCCTACTGAGGCAGAATGGGAGTATGCTGCTCGTGGTGGCAAGAGGAGTAGGGGGTATCAGTACAGTGGAAACTCAAACATCTCTGATGTTGCTTGGTATGATGGAAATCGTGGCAGCAAGCCTCATCCTGTAGGTACGAAGCAAGCTAATGAGTTGGGTATCTATGATATGAGTGGAAATGTATATGAATGGTGTTCGGATTGGTATGGTTCTTATTCGAGTTCTTCTCAGACGAATCCTACGGGTGCCGATAGTGGGTCGGGCCGTGTGTGTCGTGGTGGTGGCTGGTGCAACTATGCGGGTTGCTGCCGTTTGTCGTTCCGTCTCGGCAACTCTCCAGGTAGCCTTCTCATCAACCTCGGGCTTCGCCTGGCTCTCTCCGAGTAA
- a CDS encoding nuclear transport factor 2 family protein, whose translation MKKLSILFIFLSMALGLSAQSVEFSFKSGIYLTSVKQSIERNISSLLTAINRASNSNGSLDLSSVNMTSNAKSSLNNLWESFHFKCDYTSYSENCLTAVNGYEVRGISVTLTNTDASYKGELNKELTISVSKDGLLTGAHMALSNNVYNYIVNNGKDVTDTRRRMEILKFVEDFRSYYDEKDLNALRNVYSDDALIITGKVIMRKNMGNDQASLRPEIVYSRQNKEQYLNNLAKTFHNNKYIKVTFDAIKVTRHPAKEGYYGVTLHQNWQSSNYSDDGYVFLLWQFPKDGGNPVIHVRTWQPDMIGNTQLNPKEVFNENDFFIP comes from the coding sequence ATGAAAAAACTTTCTATTTTGTTTATATTTCTGTCCATGGCTTTGGGCTTGTCCGCCCAGAGCGTGGAATTTTCGTTTAAGAGCGGCATCTATCTAACCTCTGTCAAGCAGAGCATAGAGCGCAACATATCTTCTCTCTTGACGGCAATTAATCGTGCCAGCAATAGCAATGGCTCCCTGGACTTGTCTTCGGTCAACATGACGAGCAACGCCAAGTCGTCGCTCAATAATCTGTGGGAAAGTTTCCACTTCAAGTGCGACTACACCTCGTATTCCGAGAACTGCCTTACGGCGGTCAATGGCTATGAGGTGCGTGGTATCTCGGTGACCTTGACGAATACCGATGCAAGCTACAAGGGCGAGTTGAACAAGGAGTTGACCATTAGCGTATCGAAAGACGGTCTGTTGACTGGTGCCCACATGGCATTGAGCAACAATGTATATAACTACATCGTGAACAATGGCAAGGATGTCACCGATACACGCCGCCGCATGGAAATCTTGAAGTTTGTGGAGGATTTCAGAAGTTATTACGACGAGAAGGACTTGAATGCGTTGCGAAACGTGTATAGCGACGATGCCTTGATTATCACGGGCAAGGTCATCATGCGCAAGAACATGGGCAACGACCAGGCTTCGCTCAGACCAGAAATCGTGTATAGCCGACAGAACAAGGAGCAGTATCTCAACAACTTGGCTAAAACGTTTCATAATAACAAATATATCAAGGTTACCTTCGATGCAATCAAAGTTACGAGGCATCCTGCCAAAGAAGGTTACTATGGTGTTACCTTGCATCAGAACTGGCAGTCGAGCAACTACAGCGACGATGGTTATGTGTTCCTTCTTTGGCAATTTCCGAAGGATGGCGGCAATCCTGTGATTCATGTGAGGACCTGGCAGCCAGACATGATAGGCAATACTCAATTGAACCCAAAAGAAGTGTTTAACGAGAATGATTTCTTTATTCCTTAA
- a CDS encoding serine/threonine protein kinase: MDKSKTLLSNSSTYSLNTGKVEYLLKSVLGGGGFGITYLAERTVYEGDIPQIHRYTIKEFFMADICKRNADGYVLVEDADLANYQESRADFLTEANRLHNLHHEGIVPVNEVFEANNTVYYVMQFLGEDTLDKYVKKQGGLSESEAMDITREVAEALDYLHDQNMNHLDVKPENIMMVRKADGTLHPVLIDFGLSLHFKKNGSVTNKKAGLGTSDGYSPLEQYAGISKFSPSADVYALGATLLYMLTGRTPAKASEMSQKYIINALPDSTSERCSSLIIDAMKKNADERMASMGGFINTSSYGNSYQGNSHQGQSYQANKTKKVTKKMYGDSPDIMDWVKKIGIGLALVVVLYLSYRVIRFIIVHPNTNQTEQTDTDSTQTQKDSTAIKQQEAQDKKNVEDVEKEKSNGANTKDDKTDESGKADKNSENTSITKPVKPTPVTPAVEHSSSYSGTLDLGYAVWTGNIKNGKPDGYGTLRFKRSHRIEAFDPDGNVAEAGDVVNGSFSNGHMVHGTWIKSSGEKVKLLIGQ, encoded by the coding sequence ATGGATAAGAGTAAGACTTTACTTTCTAATAGTTCCACCTACAGCCTGAACACAGGCAAGGTGGAATATCTCTTGAAGTCCGTCTTGGGAGGTGGTGGCTTCGGCATCACCTACTTGGCGGAACGCACGGTTTATGAGGGCGACATCCCACAGATCCACCGCTATACCATCAAGGAGTTTTTTATGGCAGACATCTGCAAGCGTAATGCGGACGGATATGTGCTGGTGGAGGATGCCGACTTGGCGAATTACCAAGAAAGCCGTGCTGACTTCCTCACCGAGGCGAATCGCTTGCATAACCTCCATCATGAGGGTATTGTGCCTGTCAACGAGGTGTTTGAAGCCAACAATACCGTCTATTATGTGATGCAATTCCTGGGAGAGGATACCTTGGATAAATATGTCAAGAAACAAGGAGGGCTTTCCGAATCAGAGGCGATGGACATCACCCGGGAGGTAGCTGAGGCTCTCGACTATCTCCATGATCAGAACATGAACCACCTCGACGTGAAGCCCGAGAACATCATGATGGTGAGGAAGGCAGACGGTACCCTGCATCCTGTGCTGATAGACTTCGGTTTGTCGCTCCACTTCAAGAAGAACGGTTCCGTGACCAACAAGAAAGCAGGTTTGGGTACATCGGACGGCTATTCTCCCTTGGAGCAATATGCGGGCATCAGCAAGTTCTCGCCTTCGGCAGATGTCTATGCGCTCGGTGCCACCTTATTATATATGTTGACGGGAAGGACTCCTGCAAAGGCGAGCGAGATGAGTCAGAAATACATCATCAACGCCTTGCCAGACAGTACATCGGAACGTTGCAGTAGTCTCATCATTGATGCGATGAAGAAGAATGCGGACGAGAGAATGGCAAGCATGGGTGGATTCATCAATACTTCATCGTATGGCAATTCCTATCAAGGCAATTCCCATCAGGGACAATCCTATCAAGCCAATAAGACCAAGAAGGTGACGAAGAAAATGTATGGTGATTCTCCAGACATCATGGACTGGGTGAAGAAGATTGGCATCGGCTTGGCTCTTGTAGTCGTCTTGTATCTCTCTTATCGAGTGATTCGATTTATCATCGTACATCCAAACACGAATCAGACAGAGCAAACCGACACGGATTCCACGCAAACCCAAAAGGACTCGACGGCGATCAAGCAACAAGAGGCGCAAGACAAGAAGAACGTGGAGGATGTGGAAAAGGAAAAATCCAATGGCGCAAATACGAAGGATGACAAGACGGATGAATCTGGTAAAGCGGACAAAAATTCTGAAAACACAAGCATCACGAAACCTGTGAAGCCAACTCCTGTCACGCCTGCCGTAGAACATTCCTCCTCTTACTCGGGAACCTTGGACTTGGGATATGCCGTGTGGACAGGTAATATAAAGAATGGAAAGCCGGATGGATATGGAACCTTGCGATTCAAGCGTTCTCATCGTATTGAGGCGTTTGACCCGGACGGCAACGTGGCTGAGGCTGGTGACGTAGTAAATGGCTCATTTTCCAATGGACACATGGTACATGGAACTTGGATTAAAAGCAGTGGCGAGAAAGTGAAACTTCTAATTGGTCAATAA
- a CDS encoding tetratricopeptide repeat protein, with translation MKMNLSAILFLSLALSPLSSVEAASITNLSLAPKVKAKKDSVEVVKEKANKGDAVAQNQLGVWYYTGKNVKQDYKVALDWWAKSAKQNNPDGIGNMAMCYQLGNGIKKDSVMAMTLYKSAIKKGNASIIPQHEKIVKNSGSVFSARLLMDCYQNGIGVKRDLKKVETYQEVLAKSGDVDAQFALALSCLNSKRSEKAAKYFALAAKKGKKEAIYYQGFLLFNGMGVEQDKEKGLALMTQAAEKNLPAAQYQVGRAYYEGDGVAKDIAKAQKYLGAAAGKNKNAAWMLGLCYLNGQTPNLYLATQWISEAAKGHEKDINALLADSKQKMFYDYLAGLKKFYLDKDFEAAIKLFKSVEKLGGAEGITMQATSMAHKDNKKRNTKKAVSLYQKAMEKGSVAAAYYLSSMYETGEGMKTADKEQALKLLKKAANGGIAYAQDKLGDKYFAGEDVARDYTEAAKLYLQAEAQNRLTSSAAKNLIYCYERGFKVLPDLANAKQRIEVLKKYKPSNSLIDLLKSLEE, from the coding sequence ATGAAAATGAATTTAAGCGCAATATTGTTTTTGTCCTTGGCATTGTCTCCACTTTCTTCTGTGGAGGCTGCGAGTATCACGAACCTCTCCCTTGCTCCGAAGGTAAAGGCGAAGAAGGATAGTGTGGAAGTCGTGAAGGAGAAGGCCAACAAGGGTGACGCTGTTGCCCAGAATCAGTTGGGTGTATGGTATTACACGGGCAAGAATGTGAAACAAGATTACAAGGTGGCTCTCGACTGGTGGGCGAAGAGTGCCAAGCAAAACAATCCCGATGGCATCGGCAATATGGCGATGTGCTACCAACTTGGCAACGGCATCAAGAAGGATTCCGTGATGGCGATGACGCTCTATAAGTCTGCCATCAAGAAGGGCAATGCCAGCATCATTCCTCAACATGAGAAAATCGTCAAGAACTCGGGCAGCGTGTTTAGTGCCCGTCTCTTGATGGACTGCTATCAGAATGGCATCGGCGTGAAGAGAGACTTGAAGAAGGTGGAGACCTATCAGGAGGTACTGGCAAAGTCTGGCGATGTTGATGCGCAGTTCGCTCTGGCATTGAGTTGCCTGAACAGCAAGCGTTCTGAAAAAGCTGCCAAGTACTTTGCGCTCGCAGCCAAGAAAGGCAAGAAGGAGGCAATCTATTATCAAGGCTTCCTCTTATTCAATGGCATGGGGGTGGAACAGGACAAGGAAAAAGGTCTTGCCTTGATGACACAGGCGGCTGAGAAGAACCTGCCTGCCGCACAATACCAGGTGGGGCGTGCCTATTATGAGGGCGACGGCGTGGCAAAGGATATCGCCAAGGCTCAGAAGTACTTGGGTGCGGCGGCTGGCAAGAACAAGAACGCCGCTTGGATGCTGGGCTTGTGTTATCTGAATGGTCAGACTCCTAATCTCTATCTTGCTACCCAATGGATTTCGGAGGCTGCCAAGGGACATGAGAAGGATATCAACGCCTTGTTGGCTGACTCCAAGCAAAAGATGTTCTACGATTATCTGGCAGGACTGAAGAAGTTCTACCTGGACAAGGACTTCGAGGCTGCCATCAAACTCTTCAAGAGCGTGGAGAAGTTGGGTGGCGCAGAAGGCATCACCATGCAAGCTACTTCCATGGCGCACAAGGACAACAAGAAGCGTAACACCAAGAAGGCCGTGAGCCTCTATCAGAAGGCGATGGAGAAAGGGAGCGTTGCTGCTGCCTATTATCTGTCTTCGATGTATGAGACGGGCGAGGGCATGAAGACTGCCGACAAGGAACAGGCTCTCAAACTCCTGAAGAAAGCAGCCAATGGAGGCATTGCTTATGCGCAGGATAAACTGGGCGACAAATATTTCGCTGGCGAGGACGTGGCAAGGGATTACACCGAGGCTGCCAAGCTCTATCTCCAGGCTGAGGCTCAGAATCGTCTGACTTCTTCTGCAGCCAAGAACCTCATCTACTGCTACGAGCGTGGTTTCAAGGTACTTCCCGACTTGGCTAATGCCAAGCAGAGAATCGAAGTTCTCAAGAAATACAAGCCAAGCAACAGTTTGATAGATCTCTTGAAATCATTGGAAGAGTAA
- a CDS encoding PP2C family protein-serine/threonine phosphatase has protein sequence MNIKLSQTYSFCQIGERKNQEDARYPDKDVISRQQRFFVVCDGVGGSEKGEVASSTVCRSFADSLEHLDLEAMDFGQQEFTEVLGDAYEALDAQASRGSQDMGTTMTFVCFHQGGCMMAHIGDSRIYQVRPGQGIVYRSEDHSLVNSMVRAGVISPEQSIDHPQSNVITRCMEPKDPDRDRCMATVVSTTDVRRGDYFLLCTDGVLHQVKDDQLETILLSGKSDQEKCDLLATLCETSSDNNTAILVHVASVAGNEQSEDSFCESSRTRILARNNFSTAEVSPVEHSPEGFWGWLKRKLF, from the coding sequence ATGAATATCAAGTTGTCGCAGACCTATTCGTTCTGTCAGATAGGAGAGCGAAAAAATCAAGAGGATGCTCGCTATCCCGACAAGGATGTCATCAGCAGGCAACAACGCTTTTTTGTCGTCTGTGATGGCGTGGGTGGTAGCGAGAAGGGCGAGGTGGCAAGCTCTACGGTTTGCCGGTCGTTTGCAGACTCCTTGGAACATCTGGACTTGGAGGCCATGGATTTTGGTCAACAGGAATTTACGGAAGTCCTTGGCGATGCTTACGAGGCTCTCGATGCCCAGGCAAGTAGAGGCTCGCAAGACATGGGTACGACGATGACCTTCGTCTGTTTCCATCAGGGTGGGTGCATGATGGCGCACATCGGGGATAGCCGCATCTATCAAGTTCGCCCGGGGCAGGGCATCGTTTACCGCTCGGAAGACCATTCGTTGGTCAACTCCATGGTGCGTGCCGGTGTCATTTCTCCAGAACAGAGCATCGACCATCCGCAGAGCAATGTCATCACCCGATGTATGGAACCTAAAGATCCTGATAGAGACCGTTGCATGGCGACGGTAGTCAGCACGACGGATGTCCGACGGGGAGACTACTTCCTCTTGTGTACCGACGGCGTGTTGCATCAGGTAAAAGACGACCAGTTGGAAACGATCTTGCTGAGCGGAAAGAGCGACCAAGAGAAATGCGACCTGCTGGCTACGTTGTGCGAGACTTCCTCGGACAACAACACGGCGATATTGGTTCATGTGGCAAGTGTGGCTGGTAATGAACAGTCGGAAGACAGTTTTTGTGAGAGCAGCAGAACCCGTATTCTTGCTCGCAACAATTTCTCGACCGCCGAGGTCTCTCCGGTAGAACATTCTCCAGAAGGATTTTGGGGATGGCTCAAAAGAAAATTATTTTAG
- a CDS encoding FHA domain-containing protein produces the protein MAMNAENPNQKKTVSLLGQPEKAPGDNRVYVFKQRAKVGQLYKMVCPECGFSMVKKVVKEGRQRWDCPQCKAIVGFAAVANAPKSAANSQDIPQAGKPQAEKAQVEKDNQEKAKQNREKQEKEEAPRKPTTKLDKSAQQGLGELVWGSFFSRKHFALRPGSIWIGRKDQQEPSELQLNDGYASSRSVLLDVIPSDKGCLFKLTVKHATNPVYVNSSEIAVNNSVYLNFDDIIIMGKTKLTFKKQKKS, from the coding sequence ATGGCTATGAATGCAGAAAATCCTAATCAAAAGAAGACGGTGAGCCTCTTGGGACAACCCGAGAAGGCTCCCGGCGACAATCGAGTTTATGTCTTCAAGCAGCGGGCCAAGGTCGGTCAGCTTTACAAGATGGTATGTCCTGAGTGCGGTTTCAGCATGGTCAAGAAAGTCGTCAAGGAAGGTCGCCAGCGTTGGGATTGTCCACAGTGCAAGGCGATTGTCGGTTTTGCAGCTGTCGCTAACGCTCCCAAATCTGCAGCCAATTCACAGGATATTCCTCAGGCTGGGAAACCACAGGCGGAAAAGGCTCAGGTGGAGAAGGATAATCAGGAGAAGGCAAAGCAGAACCGAGAAAAGCAGGAAAAAGAGGAGGCTCCGAGGAAGCCCACTACTAAACTGGACAAGAGTGCGCAGCAGGGGTTGGGTGAACTCGTTTGGGGAAGTTTCTTCTCTCGCAAGCATTTTGCCCTTCGTCCCGGTTCTATCTGGATTGGAAGAAAGGACCAACAGGAACCTTCCGAACTCCAGCTCAACGACGGTTATGCGAGTAGCCGCTCCGTGCTTCTTGATGTGATACCGAGCGATAAAGGCTGTCTGTTCAAGCTGACGGTCAAGCACGCAACCAATCCCGTGTATGTCAACAGTTCGGAAATCGCCGTCAACAATAGCGTCTATCTGAATTTTGATGATATCATCATCATGGGAAAGACCAAACTTACATTTAAGAAACAAAAAAAGTCATGA
- a CDS encoding caspase family protein, with protein MKKISMLLLTLLFIVLQVNAQRTYALLAGVSNYNDTEVNLANTTKDVKEMQSVWKQQGAVVATITSKYATPENIMKKLDAIVKLAKAEDKIIFFFSGHGTAGSIVGYGPMLLPYKEIVKKLSTARTPNIFCFVDACKSGSVTDDAGSNYTWGQATGNKITFMMASRSNELSWENQWLGNGFFSQAVLKGLRGKADANGDRKITVAELYKYVYADVTERTKSSEAPQHPQLIGPKSHFNVVLTKW; from the coding sequence ATGAAAAAGATTTCAATGCTTTTGCTGACCCTGTTGTTTATTGTTCTTCAGGTCAACGCACAACGCACCTATGCTTTGCTGGCTGGTGTGAGTAACTATAATGACACGGAAGTGAACTTGGCGAATACGACCAAGGACGTGAAAGAGATGCAGTCTGTATGGAAGCAGCAAGGAGCGGTCGTGGCAACCATTACCAGTAAGTACGCCACGCCAGAGAACATCATGAAGAAGTTGGATGCCATCGTTAAGCTTGCCAAGGCTGAGGACAAGATTATCTTCTTTTTCTCAGGACACGGCACGGCTGGCAGCATCGTGGGATATGGTCCGATGCTCCTGCCTTACAAGGAAATCGTGAAGAAACTCTCCACGGCACGAACCCCAAACATCTTTTGTTTTGTTGATGCCTGTAAGTCGGGCAGCGTGACCGATGATGCTGGCTCCAACTACACTTGGGGACAGGCGACAGGCAATAAGATTACCTTTATGATGGCAAGCCGTTCCAACGAACTTTCCTGGGAGAACCAATGGCTGGGCAATGGCTTTTTCTCGCAAGCCGTACTCAAGGGACTTCGTGGCAAGGCAGATGCCAATGGTGACCGAAAGATTACCGTCGCCGAACTATATAAATATGTATATGCCGATGTGACCGAAAGAACCAAGAGCAGCGAGGCACCGCAACACCCACAGCTCATCGGCCCAAAGAGTCATTTCAATGTGGTTCTCACCAAATGGTAA
- a CDS encoding FHA domain-containing protein, which yields MKQFILGTEGNQPFEIKQTGVSHQHARVTIDDNGVWTLEDLNSTNGTFVRDENGDMRRVGTLVITPMTFICLGPSNANGCSFYAIHLQNKNFVEEFEYLNQLEDEFDAKAESSEAMAKRMRLLIASASLIALVGSFVVQHGPLQLMLLRLGSAVSLLSTIFFNPGEKKKKLQGEREKFHACPNPKCANILKSRDIRMMQCSKCKCG from the coding sequence ATGAAACAGTTCATATTGGGAACAGAGGGGAATCAACCCTTTGAAATCAAGCAGACGGGTGTGAGTCATCAGCATGCTCGTGTTACGATAGATGACAATGGTGTATGGACGTTGGAGGACTTGAATTCCACCAACGGTACCTTCGTTCGTGATGAAAATGGTGATATGCGCCGAGTGGGTACTTTGGTGATTACGCCCATGACCTTCATTTGTCTGGGACCTAGTAACGCCAATGGTTGCTCTTTCTATGCCATTCATCTGCAAAACAAGAACTTTGTGGAGGAGTTCGAGTATCTTAACCAGTTGGAGGATGAGTTTGATGCCAAGGCGGAGAGTTCCGAGGCGATGGCGAAGCGTATGCGGTTGCTGATAGCCTCTGCCTCGTTGATAGCGCTTGTGGGCTCGTTTGTTGTGCAGCATGGACCTTTGCAGTTGATGCTCCTTCGCCTGGGCTCTGCCGTGTCCTTGCTGAGTACCATCTTCTTCAATCCTGGGGAGAAGAAGAAGAAACTGCAAGGGGAAAGGGAGAAATTCCATGCTTGTCCTAATCCGAAGTGTGCCAACATCTTGAAGAGCCGTGACATCAGGATGATGCAATGCTCCAAGTGCAAGTGTGGATAG
- a CDS encoding LytTR family transcriptional regulator DNA-binding domain-containing protein, which translates to MEKLFFNTRDELTVVDSEEIAVVQANGNYSKVLTIYRREIMLTSGISKVEQVLKNLKEKKSKFVRVGRSLIVNHSFLQKIDLMKQVMVLSGQGNEIKVNVSKKTLKIYKDAIAKSIKIRNNETVHIGNRGESTL; encoded by the coding sequence ATGGAAAAGTTATTTTTCAACACACGTGACGAGCTTACCGTCGTTGATTCCGAGGAGATAGCGGTGGTACAGGCCAACGGCAATTATTCTAAGGTACTGACCATCTATCGCCGGGAAATCATGCTGACTTCTGGCATCTCCAAGGTGGAACAAGTGCTCAAGAATCTCAAGGAGAAGAAGTCGAAATTCGTCAGAGTCGGCAGAAGCCTGATAGTCAACCATTCCTTCTTGCAGAAAATCGACTTGATGAAGCAAGTGATGGTACTCTCGGGACAAGGGAATGAGATTAAGGTCAACGTGTCCAAGAAGACCCTCAAAATCTACAAGGACGCAATTGCTAAAAGTATAAAAATTAGAAACAATGAAACAGTTCATATTGGGAACAGAGGGGAATCAACCCTTTGA
- a CDS encoding tetratricopeptide repeat protein, translating into MKRWICDALLTLGAYGSAFSQVADMQKLESDFPKLEQRQDLNGEPCAVIKVVTDDNSMTFDGNVIGAPLRKANALFVYMTGGSKQLRIKSSETTPFMLNFDKFGINGLVAGSTYQVTFSVEPKADEDIFQLDKTFKPYQLIGLRDSIPFEKLKSMADRGDVDAQAEVAACYYLGVVIGKNGQKMLEYARKAASKDNPEALSLLGVAYEEGLGTKKNLAKSAEWYQKAVKLKYPVAMCNLGYIYEKGTGVSVNPTKALQLYQEALQLGWSDACFDLYTYYTEQGTEPNAEKALEYLTKGARCGSSICQAQLGLCYLTGGNGDNVVVPKDYGKAFRLFTLSALKNDVDGMALLGQCYYDGHGTTRDFSKAFYWLRMAAEKNDGYSQYLVGCCFLDGLGVTKSLIEAKAWLQRAADNGIEDAAELLKKI; encoded by the coding sequence ATGAAAAGATGGATTTGTGATGCGTTGCTGACATTGGGTGCGTACGGCTCTGCGTTTTCGCAAGTGGCCGATATGCAAAAGTTGGAATCTGACTTCCCAAAACTCGAACAGCGTCAAGACTTGAATGGGGAACCATGTGCCGTTATCAAAGTTGTGACTGATGATAATAGTATGACTTTCGATGGAAATGTAATTGGGGCACCCTTGCGCAAAGCTAATGCCTTGTTTGTTTATATGACTGGTGGTTCCAAGCAGTTGAGGATAAAATCTTCGGAGACAACTCCATTCATGTTGAATTTTGATAAATTTGGTATCAATGGGTTGGTTGCTGGTTCTACCTATCAAGTTACTTTTTCAGTTGAACCGAAAGCAGATGAGGATATTTTCCAATTGGACAAGACTTTCAAGCCATATCAATTGATTGGATTGCGAGATTCCATTCCTTTTGAAAAGTTGAAGTCTATGGCAGACCGTGGTGATGTGGATGCGCAGGCAGAAGTTGCAGCGTGTTATTATCTTGGTGTAGTTATAGGAAAGAATGGGCAGAAAATGTTGGAATATGCTCGGAAGGCGGCAAGTAAAGATAATCCTGAGGCATTGAGTTTGTTGGGTGTTGCTTACGAGGAAGGGTTAGGCACCAAGAAAAATTTGGCGAAAAGTGCCGAATGGTATCAAAAGGCTGTGAAATTGAAATATCCTGTTGCCATGTGTAACTTGGGGTATATATACGAGAAGGGAACTGGGGTTTCTGTTAATCCAACCAAGGCTTTGCAACTTTACCAGGAGGCTTTGCAACTTGGATGGTCTGACGCTTGTTTTGATTTATATACTTATTATACGGAACAAGGAACGGAACCGAATGCCGAGAAGGCTTTGGAATATTTGACCAAGGGGGCAAGATGCGGTTCGTCAATTTGTCAAGCTCAGCTTGGATTGTGCTATCTTACGGGAGGCAATGGTGACAACGTTGTCGTGCCAAAAGATTATGGTAAGGCTTTTCGGCTTTTTACCCTTTCAGCATTGAAAAATGATGTTGATGGGATGGCTTTGTTGGGGCAGTGCTATTATGATGGGCATGGAACAACTAGAGATTTTTCTAAGGCTTTCTATTGGCTGAGGATGGCTGCCGAGAAGAATGATGGCTATTCTCAATATTTAGTGGGATGCTGTTTTTTGGATGGACTTGGAGTAACAAAATCGCTCATAGAAGCTAAGGCTTGGCTCCAACGTGCCGCAGACAATGGCATTGAGGATGCGGCGGAATTACTGAAAAAAATATAA